In the genome of Macrobrachium nipponense isolate FS-2020 chromosome 34, ASM1510439v2, whole genome shotgun sequence, one region contains:
- the LOC135208109 gene encoding uncharacterized protein LOC135208109, producing the protein MMLEENLDKSKLRETKMERVLDEAKEQIESLQNQIAEKDLLIEWTALDKKEMERRLEEEEKARGRDIQILEKQLNLFQERMERAQKEETELASRLQEAEATNRVLASANECFKRANDQLREGLEEKENEVDHLEILKEASAQVIADLQQRNGDLEEEIKKNKDEKEKTRLLNDEVQQMRNWVAELGGKNAMMEEELARKELKINSLKNSLENAEGENSILKEEVQNMREWVAELGGQNAKKNEELASKELKINSLKNSLENAEGENSILKEEVQNMREWVAERVSKC; encoded by the coding sequence ATGATGCTGGAAGAGAACTTGGACAAGAGTAAGCTCCGGGAAACTAAAATGGAACGTGTCTTGGACGAAGCTAAGGAACAGATCGAGTCTCTGCAGAATCAAATCGCAGAGAAAGATCTTTTGATTGAATGGACCGCACTGGATAAGAAAGAAATGGAACGTCGtctggaagaggaggagaaagcgAGAGGCAGAGACATCCAGATTTTGGAAAAACAGTTGAATCTTTTCCAAGAGAGGATGGAAAGAGCCCAAAAGGAGGAAACTGAGCTCGCCTCCAGATTACAGGAAGCTGAAGCCACCAATCGAGTGTTGGCTTCAGCGAATGAATGCTTCAAGAGGGCAAATGACCAACTGAGAGAAGgtctggaagagaaagagaatgaggTCGACCATTTGGAAATTTTAAAAGAAGCTTCTGCACAAGTAATAGCCGATCTACAACAGAGGAATGGCGATCTCGAAgaggaaattaaaaagaataaggaCGAAAAGGAGAAGACCAGACTTTTGAACGACGAAGTTCAGCAGATGAGAAACTGGGTTGCTGAACTAGGAGGTAAAAACGCCATGATGGAGGAGGAATTGGCAAGGaaagaactaaaaataaattcactAAAGAATTCGCTAGAAAATGCTGAAGGAGAGAATAGTATTTTGAAAGAAGAAGTTCAGAATATGAGAGAATGGGTAGCTGAACTGGGTGGTCAAAATGCTAAGAAGAATGAGGAATTGGCCAGtaaagaactaaaaataaattcactAAAGAATTCGCTAGAAAATGCAGAAGGAGAGAATAGTATTTTGAAAGAAGAAGTTCAGAATATGAGAGAATGGGTAGCTGAACGGGTGTCAAAATGCTAA